One Halichoerus grypus chromosome 1, mHalGry1.hap1.1, whole genome shotgun sequence genomic region harbors:
- the NCBP2 gene encoding nuclear cap-binding protein subunit 2, translated as MSGGLLKALRSDSYVELSQYRDQHFRGDNEEQEKLLKKSCTLYVGNLSFYTTEEQIYELFSKSGDIKKIIMGLDKMKKTACGFCFVEYYSRADAENAMRYINGTRLDDRIIRTDWDAGFKEGRQYGRGRSGGQVRDEYRQDYDAGRGGYGKLAQNQ; from the exons ATGTCCGGCGGCCTTCTGAAGGCGCTGCGCAGCGACTCCTACGTGGAGCTGAGCCAGTACCGGGACCAGCACTTCCGG GGTGACAATGAAGAACAGGAAAAATTACTGAAGAAGAGCTGTACATTGTATGTTGGAAATCTTTCCTTTTACACAACTGAAGAACAAATCTATGAACTCTTCAGCAAAAGTGGTGACATAAAGAAAATCATTATGGGCCTGGATAAGATGAAGAAAACAGCATGTGGGTTCTGCTTTGTGGA ATACTATTCAAGAGCAGATGCAGAAAATGCCATGAGGTACATAAACGGAACTCGTCTGGATGACCGGATCATTCGCACAGACTGGGACGCAGGCTTTAAGGAGGGAAGGCAGTATGGCCGTGGGCGATCTGGGGGCCAG GTACGAGATGAGTATCGGCAGGACTATGATGCTGGGAGAGGCGGCTATGGAAAACTGGCCCAAAACCAGTGA
- the NCBP2AS2 gene encoding protein NCBP2AS2 gives MVLRRLLAALLYSPQLVERLSESKPIRRAAQLTAFALMQAQLRGQDAARRLRALAAGPAGSLGRRAARFRDTFTQELRRGLRERPGSPRGSQRGPGANP, from the coding sequence ATGGTTCTTCGGCGGCTGCTGGCCGCCCTGCTGTACAGCCCGCAGCTGGTGGAGCGTCTGTCCGAGTCTAAGCCCATCCGGCGTGCGGCGCAGCTCACGGCCTTCGCGCTGATGCAGGCCCAGCTGCGCGGCCAGGACGCAGCCCGGCGTCTTCGAGCCCTCGCGGCTGGGCCCGCAGGCTCCCTAGGTCGCCGCGCTGCCCGCTTCAGAGACACCTTCACTCAGGAGCTGCGCCGCGGCCTCCGGGAACGCCCGGGGTCACCGCGAGGTAGCCAGAGGGGCCCGGGCGCCAACCCCTAA